A genomic window from Microbacterium sp. H1-D42 includes:
- a CDS encoding GuaB3 family IMP dehydrogenase-related protein — protein sequence MDIEIGRGKRARRAYTFDDIAVVPSRRTRNPEDVSTAWTIDAFSFDIPVIGAPMDSVVSPQTAIMLGQLGGLGVLDLEGLWTRYENPQPLLDEIASLPAETATVRMQQLYAEPIKPELIKQRLSEIREAGVTVAGSLTPQRTQELYETVVAAGVDLFVIRGTTVSAEHVSSVAQPLNLKKFIYDLDVPVIVGGASTYTAALHLMRTGAAGVLVGFGGGAASTTRVTLGIHAPMATAVSDVAAARRDYLDESGGRYVHVIADGGVGTSGDMVKALAMGADAVMLGVTLSRASDAPGQGFHWGAEAHHAQLPRGRRVAVDRVANLEEILYGPAPVADGTANLIGALRKSMATTGYSDLKEFQRVEVVLAPYELG from the coding sequence ATGGACATCGAGATCGGCCGAGGCAAGCGCGCGCGCCGCGCATATACGTTCGACGACATCGCGGTGGTTCCGTCGCGGCGCACTCGCAACCCTGAGGACGTGTCGACGGCCTGGACGATCGACGCCTTCTCGTTCGACATCCCCGTCATCGGGGCCCCGATGGACTCGGTGGTCAGCCCGCAGACGGCGATCATGCTCGGTCAGCTCGGTGGCCTCGGCGTGCTCGACCTCGAGGGCCTGTGGACCCGCTACGAGAACCCGCAGCCGCTGCTCGACGAGATCGCCTCGCTGCCTGCCGAGACGGCCACCGTCCGCATGCAGCAGCTGTACGCCGAGCCGATCAAACCCGAGCTCATCAAGCAGCGTCTGTCCGAGATTCGCGAGGCAGGCGTCACCGTCGCCGGCTCCCTCACCCCGCAGCGCACGCAGGAGCTGTACGAGACCGTCGTCGCCGCCGGCGTCGACCTGTTCGTGATCCGCGGCACCACGGTCTCGGCCGAGCACGTCTCCAGCGTCGCCCAGCCGCTGAACCTGAAGAAGTTCATCTACGACCTCGACGTGCCCGTCATCGTCGGCGGAGCATCGACGTACACGGCGGCGCTGCACCTGATGCGCACCGGAGCAGCAGGCGTGCTCGTCGGCTTCGGCGGGGGAGCGGCATCCACCACGCGGGTGACCCTCGGCATCCACGCCCCGATGGCGACCGCCGTCTCTGACGTCGCCGCGGCGCGCCGCGACTACCTCGACGAATCAGGCGGACGCTACGTGCACGTCATCGCCGACGGCGGCGTCGGCACCTCGGGCGACATGGTCAAGGCCCTCGCGATGGGTGCGGATGCCGTGATGCTCGGCGTCACGCTGTCGCGTGCGTCGGATGCCCCAGGGCAGGGCTTCCACTGGGGCGCCGAGGCGCACCACGCGCAGCTGCCGCGCGGCCGTCGTGTCGCCGTCGACCGCGTCGCGAACCTCGAGGAGATCCTGTACGGACCGGCGCCTGTCGCCGACGGCACCGCGAATCTGATCGGGGCGCTGCGCAAGTCGATGGCCACCACCGGATACTCCGACCTCAAGGAGTTCCAGCGGGTCGAGGTCGTGCTCGCACCGTACGAGCTGGGATGA
- a CDS encoding ATP-binding cassette domain-containing protein: MGYIDVSAISLTLPDGRPLLDEATFRVGAGKTSALIGPNGAGKTTMLRIIRGDLAPDAGVVTIDGSLGVMDQFVGHGHAGTVHDLLVRVAPARIRVAAEALEASENALIEDDTERNQMTYATAIADYADAGGYEHETVWDQCTISALGVPYERARFRDLDTLSGGEQKRLALEALLRGPDDVLLLDEPDNYLDVPGKRWLEGRLRESAKTVLLVSHDRELLARAADRIITLEPGGAGASAWVHGGGFATYHQARTDRMDRLDELRRRWDEQHEKLKTLVANLKVKASANDGFASRYQAAQTRLRKFEEAGPPEERPPAQDFDMRLRGARTGKRAIVSTRLELTGLMKPFDAEVWFGDRVAVLGSNGSGKSHFLRLLARGGSDPDPTLGHLTAASEDLAAVPHTGTAVLGARVVPGLFAQTHAHPEFARRTLLEILHRGDDRRAGMPRDAASSALDRYGLVKQAQQAFDQLSGGQQARFQVLLLELSGATLLLLDEPTDNLDLESAEALEQAIARFEGTVLAVTHDRWFARSFDRFLVFGEDGEVYESDAPVWDERRVVRQR, encoded by the coding sequence GTGGGCTACATCGATGTCAGCGCGATCTCGCTGACCCTCCCCGACGGCCGTCCCCTGCTCGACGAGGCCACGTTCCGCGTCGGCGCCGGCAAGACCAGCGCACTGATCGGCCCGAACGGCGCCGGTAAGACGACGATGCTGCGGATCATCCGCGGCGATCTCGCCCCGGATGCCGGTGTCGTCACGATCGACGGATCACTCGGCGTCATGGACCAGTTCGTCGGCCATGGCCACGCCGGAACCGTGCACGATCTGCTCGTGCGGGTGGCGCCGGCCCGCATCCGCGTCGCAGCCGAAGCTCTCGAGGCATCCGAGAACGCGCTCATCGAGGACGACACCGAGCGCAACCAGATGACGTACGCCACGGCGATCGCCGATTACGCGGACGCCGGCGGCTACGAGCACGAGACCGTCTGGGATCAGTGCACCATCTCAGCCCTCGGCGTGCCGTACGAGCGGGCGCGGTTCCGTGATCTCGACACCCTCTCGGGCGGCGAGCAGAAGCGCCTGGCGCTCGAGGCGCTGCTGCGAGGACCAGACGACGTGCTGCTGCTGGACGAGCCGGACAACTACCTCGACGTGCCTGGCAAGCGCTGGCTGGAGGGGCGCCTGCGCGAGAGCGCGAAGACGGTGCTGCTGGTCTCGCACGACCGCGAACTGCTCGCCAGGGCCGCTGATCGCATCATCACCCTGGAGCCAGGAGGAGCGGGCGCGAGCGCCTGGGTGCACGGCGGCGGCTTCGCCACATACCACCAGGCCCGCACCGACCGGATGGACCGGCTCGACGAGCTGCGTCGGCGCTGGGATGAACAGCACGAGAAGCTGAAGACCCTCGTCGCCAACCTCAAGGTCAAGGCCTCGGCCAACGACGGCTTCGCCTCGCGCTACCAGGCCGCCCAGACCCGGCTGCGCAAGTTCGAAGAGGCGGGCCCGCCAGAGGAGCGCCCGCCGGCGCAGGACTTCGACATGCGCTTGCGCGGTGCCCGCACCGGCAAACGCGCGATCGTGAGCACCAGGCTCGAGCTCACCGGACTCATGAAGCCCTTCGACGCCGAGGTCTGGTTCGGCGACCGGGTCGCGGTGCTCGGTTCGAACGGGTCGGGCAAGTCGCACTTCCTGCGGCTGCTGGCGCGCGGCGGCAGCGATCCCGATCCGACGCTCGGCCACCTCACGGCAGCATCCGAGGATCTGGCGGCTGTGCCGCACACCGGAACCGCCGTGCTCGGCGCTCGCGTCGTTCCGGGACTGTTCGCGCAGACGCACGCGCATCCGGAGTTCGCCAGGCGCACGCTGCTCGAGATCCTGCATCGGGGTGACGACCGTCGCGCCGGCATGCCGCGCGACGCGGCGAGCTCGGCGCTGGATCGCTACGGGCTGGTGAAGCAGGCGCAGCAGGCGTTCGACCAGCTCTCCGGCGGGCAGCAGGCGCGGTTCCAGGTGCTGCTGCTCGAGCTCAGCGGGGCGACCCTGCTGCTGCTCGACGAGCCCACTGACAACCTCGACCTGGAGTCGGCCGAGGCCCTGGAGCAGGCCATCGCCCGCTTCGAGGGCACCGTGCTCGCCGTCACCCACGACCGGTGGTTCGCCCGCTCGTTCGACCGCTTCCTCGTCTTCGGCGAGGACGGCGAGGTGTACGAGTCGGATGCGCCGGTGTGGGACGAGCGCCGGGTGGTGCGCCAGCGGTGA
- a CDS encoding pyridoxal-dependent decarboxylase, whose protein sequence is MSGRQGTSEILARLRRLRADDAPTHGGRVLSYVYDSGLAELDELADAAAQLARPLNGLDPTVFPSIAAMERDVIGFARRMLNGGRSVVGSVTSGGTESCLLAVKTARELWREKHPDSGSRPAVRRPRLVAPATAHAAFQKAALLFDLDFDPVPCAPDGSVDPADIIARLDDDVALVVVSAPAYPTGLLDPVGAVAPAAADRGIPCHVDACFGGFVLPWWPKLPAWDFRVRGVTSISADLHKFGYAPKGVSVLLHRGRHRRRAQFFATTRWAGYPVVNPTLLGSRSASPLAAAWAITQHLGDDGYADLTAAIRRTAVVVRRAVDGIRGLIVLGDPVGPAIAVVADLSVPAAERVDPHRLADALVGFGWKIQHQPGFTQADGVRIPHSAHLTLTPALERGIGEFTGALAAASDQVRGEAPADARALAAAMRALGYREGGRVPGPSSAWTLLRLAGAAKVDAGAPLATLMALVEQLPAPVSEALLSELLARLSDPR, encoded by the coding sequence ATCCTCGCCCGGCTGCGTCGACTGCGCGCCGACGACGCGCCCACCCACGGCGGGCGGGTGCTGTCGTACGTCTACGACTCCGGCCTCGCCGAGCTCGACGAGTTGGCGGATGCTGCCGCGCAGCTCGCACGGCCGCTGAACGGACTCGATCCGACGGTGTTCCCCTCGATCGCCGCGATGGAGCGGGATGTGATCGGCTTCGCCCGTCGGATGCTGAACGGCGGGCGGTCCGTGGTCGGCTCGGTCACCAGTGGAGGCACCGAGAGCTGCCTGCTCGCGGTGAAGACGGCGCGCGAGCTGTGGCGGGAGAAGCATCCGGACTCGGGATCGCGGCCGGCAGTGCGACGCCCCCGCCTGGTCGCCCCTGCCACCGCGCATGCGGCGTTCCAGAAAGCGGCGCTGCTGTTCGATCTGGACTTCGATCCGGTGCCGTGCGCGCCCGACGGCTCGGTCGACCCCGCCGACATCATCGCCCGGCTCGACGACGACGTCGCGCTGGTGGTCGTCTCGGCACCCGCGTACCCCACCGGACTGCTCGACCCGGTCGGCGCCGTCGCGCCCGCAGCCGCCGATCGTGGCATCCCGTGCCATGTCGACGCGTGTTTCGGCGGCTTCGTGCTGCCGTGGTGGCCGAAGCTGCCGGCCTGGGACTTCCGCGTGCGCGGCGTGACCAGCATCTCGGCCGACCTGCACAAGTTCGGCTATGCGCCCAAGGGCGTTTCGGTGCTGCTCCACCGCGGCCGCCACCGCCGGCGCGCGCAGTTCTTCGCGACGACGCGCTGGGCCGGATACCCGGTCGTCAACCCGACGCTGCTCGGCTCGCGGTCGGCCTCGCCGCTGGCAGCCGCCTGGGCGATCACGCAGCACCTGGGTGACGACGGATACGCCGATCTCACCGCCGCGATCCGGCGGACCGCCGTGGTGGTGCGCCGCGCGGTGGACGGCATCCGCGGTCTGATCGTGCTCGGCGATCCTGTGGGGCCGGCGATCGCCGTCGTCGCCGATCTGTCTGTGCCTGCGGCGGAGCGGGTGGATCCGCACCGGCTCGCGGACGCCCTGGTCGGATTCGGGTGGAAGATCCAGCACCAGCCCGGCTTCACGCAGGCCGACGGGGTGCGCATCCCGCACAGCGCCCACCTGACCCTCACCCCCGCACTCGAGCGCGGAATCGGCGAGTTCACCGGGGCGCTGGCGGCAGCATCCGATCAGGTGCGCGGCGAGGCGCCAGCCGACGCACGCGCGCTCGCCGCAGCCATGCGCGCACTCGGCTACCGCGAAGGCGGTCGGGTGCCCGGACCGTCGTCCGCGTGGACGCTGCTGCGCCTGGCCGGCGCGGCGAAGGTCGATGCCGGCGCGCCGCTGGCGACGCTGATGGCCCTGGTCGAGCAGCTGCCGGCGCCGGTGTCCGAGGCGCTCCTGTCGGAGCTGCTGGCGCGGCTGTCCGACCCACGCTGA